A region from the Aegilops tauschii subsp. strangulata cultivar AL8/78 chromosome 5, Aet v6.0, whole genome shotgun sequence genome encodes:
- the LOC109782667 gene encoding DNA-directed RNA polymerases I, II, and III subunit RPABC5: MIIPVRCFTCGKVIGNKWDHYLDLLQADYTEGDALDALGLVRYCCRRMLMTHVDLIEKLLNYNTLEKTETS; encoded by the exons ATGATCATCCCGGTTCGCTGCTTCACCTGCGGCAAG GTGATCGGGAACAAGTGGGACCACTACCTCGATCTTCTCCAGGCCGACTACACTGAGGG GGATGCTCTGGATGCCTTGGGCTTGGTTCGCTACTGCTGCCGCCGTATGCTCATGACCCATGTTGACCTCATTGAGAAGTTGCTCAACTACAACA CCCTGGAGAAGACGGAGACAAGTTGA